From the genome of Pseudoliparis swirei isolate HS2019 ecotype Mariana Trench chromosome 10, NWPU_hadal_v1, whole genome shotgun sequence, one region includes:
- the zbed4 gene encoding zinc finger BED domain-containing protein 4 isoform X2 has protein sequence MDGEEELSHMSEDMDDKESETDPTSSPPSNKCLNTDTEGNPENESYENGTEGTLHIKEEPRDANGLDEEEETPDDDGLGFGSSVGPFVTRDGDDYSNLLSGYTSTLYDVAMDAVTQSLLSSMRSNVNPRKKSPAWNHFCISPRDSTKAICLYCMKEFSRGKNEKDLSTSCLMRHVRRAHPTVLLQDGADVSNLTGSLSSSLMPPSPSSPKNGDLTNSVMSSASPSTSSAENTDPSSKEVFPKVEPNPEPYANSDTICGTLSSSHSNDMNSLEELSDGGPERLHGTPKSSSSRRRSAVWKHFYLSPADNSKAVCIHCMNEFSRGKNGKDLGTSCLIRHMWRAHKEVVIEENGQGNHIPPPYTNPPSLLSRAQLHEPLEVKKEFSLLPSSPDTISDELPQSMEESLGIKEERDEAMNLSGQDTSLNLSFQTQGEDTLATFSPCHLSEGSSLNQDHLVFQQNKKIMKRVKSEVWHHFIVSPVDQLKALCRYCPCVISRGKRGDFGTSCLMRHLMRRHPDVLKNQKGLDEKDSPSPYPYANLPVTDAVSTKETESSVGKKKPHTLPAFSKKTSKLWNHFSISPTDPTKVVCLHCGRTISRGKKTTNLGTSCLFRHMQRFHGHVLESNNAISGDAQSAGIRVKQELMDTSVFTAGQNRERFDERHPVAKKITKLVAEMLALDLQPSAVVENAGLSRLLEYLQPQYSLPPSSYFTSTAIPEMYARVKDVVLTHLKEAESGVVHFTTSIWVSSQTREYLTLTAHWATYESSVRPQGQDFHCSALLSVSQIDCDHDMHDIPKQLEHLWDSWITSSGLKRGFTVTDSAAISSTLEDYSHVTVPCFGHTVDLIVGEAIKSQRMVQNLLSIARKLCERVHRSAQAQEKLAELQGLHRLPENPLVQDVPSKWTTSLFMLERLVEQKKAVDEMSIECNFREVISGDQWEVMLSVCNALKPFEVACREMSDRTATLGQVIPLVHILNRKIDLLFDETVGIDTMLVSLKEAMVSRMSATLHDPRYTWATMLDPRYKTSLFTEEEAERCKQELIGELDASSSTSAAAKPAPPPLHNGCGGGEARPNKDDLWSLMADIRQKIKHEEKPKSSELAVLEYLEEEILDQSCDPLDYWNLKKFPWPDLAKVAARYVGCPPSIVPAETLFSTAGVNCALNQQRPSLENMEGLLFLKVNLPLIYFQY, from the exons ATGGATGGGGAGGAAGAGCTGTCTCACATGAGTGAGGATATG GATGACAAAGAAAGTGAGACTGATCCAACTTCTTCCCCCCCTTCAAACAAATGCCTAAACACTGATACCGAGGGAAACCCGGAGAACGAAAGTTATGAAAACGGGACCGAAGGAACCCTGCATATCAAAGAGGAGCCCAGGGATGCAAATGGgttggacgaggaggaggaaaccccgGACGATGATGGGCTCGGGTTTGGCAGCTCTGTTGGCCCGTTTGTAACGAGAGATGGCGACGACTATAGTAATTTACTAAGTGGATACACAAGCACCCTTTATGATGTTGCCATGGACGCTGTCACTCAGAGCCTTCTGTCATCTATGAGGAGTAACGTCAACCCGAGGAAAAAGTCCCCCGCGTGGAATCATTTCTGCATCTCGCCGCGAGACAGCACCAAAGCAATCTGTTTATACTGCATGAAAGAGTTCAGCCGGGGCAAGAACGAGAAAGACCTCAGCACCAGCTGTTTGATGAGGCACGTGCGAAGGGCCCACCCCACTGTGCTTTTACAAGACGGAGCGGACGTCTCCAATCTGACCGGCTCCCTGTCCTCGTCGTTGATGCCTCCATCCCCGAGCTCGCCAAAAAATGGAGACTTGACAAACAGCGTCATGTCTTCCGCCTCACCGTCCACCTCCTCGGCTGAAAATACGGACCCGTCATCCAAAGAAGTGTTCCCCAAAGTCGAACCAAATCCGGAACCGTACGCCAACAGCGACACCATTTGCGGCACGCTCTCGTCCTCACATTCCAATGACATGAACAGCCTCGAAGAGCTGTCCGACGGCGGGCCCGAGCGCCTCCACGGGACCCCGAAAAGCTCGAGTTCCCGCCGGAGATCGGCGGTGTGGAAGCACTTCTACCTGTCGCCCGCGGACAATTCCAAAGCCGTGTGCATCCATTGCATGAACGAATTCAGTCGGGGCAAAAACGGGAAGGATCTCGGGACGAGCTGTCTCATTCGTCACATGTGGAGGGCGCACAAAGAGGTCGTCATTGAGGAAAACGGACAGGGCAACCACATTCCCCCACCCTACACCAACCCGCCCTCACTACTGTCCCGCGCACAACTACACGAGCCACTGGAAGTGAAAAAAGAATTTTCCCTTCTTCCGTCCTCCCCCGACACCATATCGGATGAATTGCCCCAAAGCATGGAGGAGAGCCTGGGTATAAAAGAGGAACGTGACGAGGCGATGAATCTCTCAGGGCAGGACacctctctcaatctctccttCCAAACTCAGGGGGAGGACACGCTCGCCACCTTCTCCCCGTGCCACCTCTCCGAGGGCTCGAGCCTCAATCAGGACCATTTGGTTTTCCAGCAAAACAAGAAGATCATGAAGCGGGTGAAATCCGAAGTGTGGCACCACTTCATCGTGTCGCCAGTCGACCAGTTAAAAGCACTGTGCCGCTACTGTCCGTGCGTCATCAGCCGGGGGAAGCGGGGCGACTTTGGTACGAGCTGTCTGATGAGGCATCTGATGAGACGCCACCCGGACGTCCTCAAAAACCAAAAAGGCCTCGACGAGAAGGACTCCCCCTCCCCTTATCCCTACGCCAATCTCCCCGTGACAGACGCAGTTTCAACCAAAGAAACCGAGAGCTCCGTTGGTAAGAAAAAGCCACACACACTGCCCGCTTTCAGTAAAAAGACATCAAAACTGTGGAACCATTTCTCCATTTCGCCCACCGACCCCACGAAGGTGGTCTGTTTGCACTGCGGCCGCACTATTAGCAGAGGCAAAAAGACCACGAACCTCGGCACGAGCTGCCTCTTCCGGCACATGCAGAGGTTTCACGGACATGTTCTCGAAAGCAACAATGCTATCTCAGGTGACGCGCAGTCCGCTGGAATCCGCGTCAAGCAGgagctcatggacacttcggtTTTCACCGCGGGACAGAACCGCGAGCGGTTCGACGAGCGCCACCCGGTCgccaaaaaaatcaccaaactCGTCGCAGAAATGCTCGCACTGGATCTCCAGCCATCCGCCGTGGTGGAGAACGCCGGTCTGAGCCGGCTCCTCGAGTACCTCCAGCCTCAGTATTCTCTCCCGCCGTCTTCGTACTTCACCAGCACTGCCATACCGGAGATGTACGCGAGGGTGAAGGACGTCGTGCTGACCCACCTGAAGGAAGCGGAGAGCGGGGTCGTCCACTTCACCACGAGTATTTGGGTGAGTAGCCAGACGAGGGAATACCTGACCCTCACTGCCCACTGGGCGACGTACGAGTCGAGCGTCCGGCCCCAGGGTCAGGACTTCCACTGCTCCGCTCTCCTGAGCGTCTCCCAAATCGACTGCGATCACGACATGCACGACATCCCCaagcagctggagcacctgtggGATTCCTGGATCACGTCGTCGGGGCTGAAGAGGGGCTTCACGGTCACCGACAGCGCCGCCATCAGCAGCACCTTGGAGGACTACAGCCACGTCACTGTGCCGTGCTTCGGGCACACCGTCGACCTCATCGTCGGCGAAGCCATAAAGAGCCAGCGGATGGTCCAGAACCTCCTGAGCATCGCGCGGAAGCTCTGCGAGCGCGTGCACCGCTCGGCGCAGGCCCAGGAGAAGCTGGCGGAGCTCCAGGGGCTCCACCGGCTGCCGGAGAACCCGCTGGTTCAGGACGTGCCGTCCAAGTGGACGACCTCCCTCTTCATGCTGGAGCGGCTGGTGGAGCAGAAGAAGGCCGTCGACGAGATGTCCATCGAGTGCAACTTCCGGGAGGTGATCAGCGGCGACCAGTGGGAGGTGATGCTGTCGGTGTGCAACGCGCTGAAGCCGTTCGAGGTCGCCTGCCGGGAGATGAGCGACCGCACCGCCACGCTGGGCCAAGTGATCCCGCTGGTTCACATCCTCAACCGCAAGATCGACCTGCTGTTCGACGAGACCGTGGGCATCGACAccatgctggtgtctctgaAGGAGGCCATGGTGAGCCGGATGTCGGCGACGCTGCACGACCCGCGGTACACCTGGGCGACCATGCTGGACCCGCGGTACAAGACGTCGCTGttcacggaggaggaggcggagcggtGCAAACAGGAGCTGATCGGGGAGCTGGACGCGTCCTCTTCTACCTCAGCGGCCGCGaagccggcgccgccgccgctgcacaacggctgcggcggcggcgaggcccGCCCAAACAAAGACGACCTCTGGTCCCTCATGGCCGACATCCGGCAAAAGATAAAACACGAGGAGAAGCCAAAGTCCTCCGAGCTGGCCGTGCTGGAGTACCTCGAGGAAGAGATACTCGATCAAAGCTGTGACCCCCTCGACTACTGGAACCTGAAAAAGTTCCCGTGGCCCGATCTCGCCAAAGTAGCCGCCCGTTACGTGGGCTGCCCGCCCAGCATCGTCCCGGCGGAGACGCTGTTCAGCACAGCCGGCGTCAACTGTGCCCTGAATCAACAGCGGCCTTCACTGGAGAACATGGAGGGTCTGCTGTTCCTCAAGGTCAACCTCCCGTTGATTTATTTTCAGTACTGA
- the zbed4 gene encoding zinc finger BED domain-containing protein 4 isoform X1 yields MDGEEELSHMSEDMVSEPNGPMESKKREAKGTCLKIEGQDGYVFKSYSINPRETAEETSPAISSLTLDKDSHPSPPSLPLSPQDDKESETDPTSSPPSNKCLNTDTEGNPENESYENGTEGTLHIKEEPRDANGLDEEEETPDDDGLGFGSSVGPFVTRDGDDYSNLLSGYTSTLYDVAMDAVTQSLLSSMRSNVNPRKKSPAWNHFCISPRDSTKAICLYCMKEFSRGKNEKDLSTSCLMRHVRRAHPTVLLQDGADVSNLTGSLSSSLMPPSPSSPKNGDLTNSVMSSASPSTSSAENTDPSSKEVFPKVEPNPEPYANSDTICGTLSSSHSNDMNSLEELSDGGPERLHGTPKSSSSRRRSAVWKHFYLSPADNSKAVCIHCMNEFSRGKNGKDLGTSCLIRHMWRAHKEVVIEENGQGNHIPPPYTNPPSLLSRAQLHEPLEVKKEFSLLPSSPDTISDELPQSMEESLGIKEERDEAMNLSGQDTSLNLSFQTQGEDTLATFSPCHLSEGSSLNQDHLVFQQNKKIMKRVKSEVWHHFIVSPVDQLKALCRYCPCVISRGKRGDFGTSCLMRHLMRRHPDVLKNQKGLDEKDSPSPYPYANLPVTDAVSTKETESSVGKKKPHTLPAFSKKTSKLWNHFSISPTDPTKVVCLHCGRTISRGKKTTNLGTSCLFRHMQRFHGHVLESNNAISGDAQSAGIRVKQELMDTSVFTAGQNRERFDERHPVAKKITKLVAEMLALDLQPSAVVENAGLSRLLEYLQPQYSLPPSSYFTSTAIPEMYARVKDVVLTHLKEAESGVVHFTTSIWVSSQTREYLTLTAHWATYESSVRPQGQDFHCSALLSVSQIDCDHDMHDIPKQLEHLWDSWITSSGLKRGFTVTDSAAISSTLEDYSHVTVPCFGHTVDLIVGEAIKSQRMVQNLLSIARKLCERVHRSAQAQEKLAELQGLHRLPENPLVQDVPSKWTTSLFMLERLVEQKKAVDEMSIECNFREVISGDQWEVMLSVCNALKPFEVACREMSDRTATLGQVIPLVHILNRKIDLLFDETVGIDTMLVSLKEAMVSRMSATLHDPRYTWATMLDPRYKTSLFTEEEAERCKQELIGELDASSSTSAAAKPAPPPLHNGCGGGEARPNKDDLWSLMADIRQKIKHEEKPKSSELAVLEYLEEEILDQSCDPLDYWNLKKFPWPDLAKVAARYVGCPPSIVPAETLFSTAGVNCALNQQRPSLENMEGLLFLKVNLPLIYFQY; encoded by the coding sequence ATGGATGGGGAGGAAGAGCTGTCTCACATGAGTGAGGATATGGTCAGTGAACCCAATGGCCCCatggaaagtaaaaaaagagaggCCAAAGGGACCTGCCTCAAAATTGAGGGCCAAGATGGCTATGTTTTTAAATCCTACAGCATCAACCCACGTGAGACTGCGGAAGAAACGTCACCCGCTATCTCCTCGCTAACACTGGATAAAGACTCTCAcccttctcccccttctctcccttTATCTCCTCAGGATGACAAAGAAAGTGAGACTGATCCAACTTCTTCCCCCCCTTCAAACAAATGCCTAAACACTGATACCGAGGGAAACCCGGAGAACGAAAGTTATGAAAACGGGACCGAAGGAACCCTGCATATCAAAGAGGAGCCCAGGGATGCAAATGGgttggacgaggaggaggaaaccccgGACGATGATGGGCTCGGGTTTGGCAGCTCTGTTGGCCCGTTTGTAACGAGAGATGGCGACGACTATAGTAATTTACTAAGTGGATACACAAGCACCCTTTATGATGTTGCCATGGACGCTGTCACTCAGAGCCTTCTGTCATCTATGAGGAGTAACGTCAACCCGAGGAAAAAGTCCCCCGCGTGGAATCATTTCTGCATCTCGCCGCGAGACAGCACCAAAGCAATCTGTTTATACTGCATGAAAGAGTTCAGCCGGGGCAAGAACGAGAAAGACCTCAGCACCAGCTGTTTGATGAGGCACGTGCGAAGGGCCCACCCCACTGTGCTTTTACAAGACGGAGCGGACGTCTCCAATCTGACCGGCTCCCTGTCCTCGTCGTTGATGCCTCCATCCCCGAGCTCGCCAAAAAATGGAGACTTGACAAACAGCGTCATGTCTTCCGCCTCACCGTCCACCTCCTCGGCTGAAAATACGGACCCGTCATCCAAAGAAGTGTTCCCCAAAGTCGAACCAAATCCGGAACCGTACGCCAACAGCGACACCATTTGCGGCACGCTCTCGTCCTCACATTCCAATGACATGAACAGCCTCGAAGAGCTGTCCGACGGCGGGCCCGAGCGCCTCCACGGGACCCCGAAAAGCTCGAGTTCCCGCCGGAGATCGGCGGTGTGGAAGCACTTCTACCTGTCGCCCGCGGACAATTCCAAAGCCGTGTGCATCCATTGCATGAACGAATTCAGTCGGGGCAAAAACGGGAAGGATCTCGGGACGAGCTGTCTCATTCGTCACATGTGGAGGGCGCACAAAGAGGTCGTCATTGAGGAAAACGGACAGGGCAACCACATTCCCCCACCCTACACCAACCCGCCCTCACTACTGTCCCGCGCACAACTACACGAGCCACTGGAAGTGAAAAAAGAATTTTCCCTTCTTCCGTCCTCCCCCGACACCATATCGGATGAATTGCCCCAAAGCATGGAGGAGAGCCTGGGTATAAAAGAGGAACGTGACGAGGCGATGAATCTCTCAGGGCAGGACacctctctcaatctctccttCCAAACTCAGGGGGAGGACACGCTCGCCACCTTCTCCCCGTGCCACCTCTCCGAGGGCTCGAGCCTCAATCAGGACCATTTGGTTTTCCAGCAAAACAAGAAGATCATGAAGCGGGTGAAATCCGAAGTGTGGCACCACTTCATCGTGTCGCCAGTCGACCAGTTAAAAGCACTGTGCCGCTACTGTCCGTGCGTCATCAGCCGGGGGAAGCGGGGCGACTTTGGTACGAGCTGTCTGATGAGGCATCTGATGAGACGCCACCCGGACGTCCTCAAAAACCAAAAAGGCCTCGACGAGAAGGACTCCCCCTCCCCTTATCCCTACGCCAATCTCCCCGTGACAGACGCAGTTTCAACCAAAGAAACCGAGAGCTCCGTTGGTAAGAAAAAGCCACACACACTGCCCGCTTTCAGTAAAAAGACATCAAAACTGTGGAACCATTTCTCCATTTCGCCCACCGACCCCACGAAGGTGGTCTGTTTGCACTGCGGCCGCACTATTAGCAGAGGCAAAAAGACCACGAACCTCGGCACGAGCTGCCTCTTCCGGCACATGCAGAGGTTTCACGGACATGTTCTCGAAAGCAACAATGCTATCTCAGGTGACGCGCAGTCCGCTGGAATCCGCGTCAAGCAGgagctcatggacacttcggtTTTCACCGCGGGACAGAACCGCGAGCGGTTCGACGAGCGCCACCCGGTCgccaaaaaaatcaccaaactCGTCGCAGAAATGCTCGCACTGGATCTCCAGCCATCCGCCGTGGTGGAGAACGCCGGTCTGAGCCGGCTCCTCGAGTACCTCCAGCCTCAGTATTCTCTCCCGCCGTCTTCGTACTTCACCAGCACTGCCATACCGGAGATGTACGCGAGGGTGAAGGACGTCGTGCTGACCCACCTGAAGGAAGCGGAGAGCGGGGTCGTCCACTTCACCACGAGTATTTGGGTGAGTAGCCAGACGAGGGAATACCTGACCCTCACTGCCCACTGGGCGACGTACGAGTCGAGCGTCCGGCCCCAGGGTCAGGACTTCCACTGCTCCGCTCTCCTGAGCGTCTCCCAAATCGACTGCGATCACGACATGCACGACATCCCCaagcagctggagcacctgtggGATTCCTGGATCACGTCGTCGGGGCTGAAGAGGGGCTTCACGGTCACCGACAGCGCCGCCATCAGCAGCACCTTGGAGGACTACAGCCACGTCACTGTGCCGTGCTTCGGGCACACCGTCGACCTCATCGTCGGCGAAGCCATAAAGAGCCAGCGGATGGTCCAGAACCTCCTGAGCATCGCGCGGAAGCTCTGCGAGCGCGTGCACCGCTCGGCGCAGGCCCAGGAGAAGCTGGCGGAGCTCCAGGGGCTCCACCGGCTGCCGGAGAACCCGCTGGTTCAGGACGTGCCGTCCAAGTGGACGACCTCCCTCTTCATGCTGGAGCGGCTGGTGGAGCAGAAGAAGGCCGTCGACGAGATGTCCATCGAGTGCAACTTCCGGGAGGTGATCAGCGGCGACCAGTGGGAGGTGATGCTGTCGGTGTGCAACGCGCTGAAGCCGTTCGAGGTCGCCTGCCGGGAGATGAGCGACCGCACCGCCACGCTGGGCCAAGTGATCCCGCTGGTTCACATCCTCAACCGCAAGATCGACCTGCTGTTCGACGAGACCGTGGGCATCGACAccatgctggtgtctctgaAGGAGGCCATGGTGAGCCGGATGTCGGCGACGCTGCACGACCCGCGGTACACCTGGGCGACCATGCTGGACCCGCGGTACAAGACGTCGCTGttcacggaggaggaggcggagcggtGCAAACAGGAGCTGATCGGGGAGCTGGACGCGTCCTCTTCTACCTCAGCGGCCGCGaagccggcgccgccgccgctgcacaacggctgcggcggcggcgaggcccGCCCAAACAAAGACGACCTCTGGTCCCTCATGGCCGACATCCGGCAAAAGATAAAACACGAGGAGAAGCCAAAGTCCTCCGAGCTGGCCGTGCTGGAGTACCTCGAGGAAGAGATACTCGATCAAAGCTGTGACCCCCTCGACTACTGGAACCTGAAAAAGTTCCCGTGGCCCGATCTCGCCAAAGTAGCCGCCCGTTACGTGGGCTGCCCGCCCAGCATCGTCCCGGCGGAGACGCTGTTCAGCACAGCCGGCGTCAACTGTGCCCTGAATCAACAGCGGCCTTCACTGGAGAACATGGAGGGTCTGCTGTTCCTCAAGGTCAACCTCCCGTTGATTTATTTTCAGTACTGA